The DNA segment CGATGTCATCGAGCAGTTGGAAGTAGCAGATCGAATCCGCGAAACCTTTTTCGATCACCGAGGCAATTTGAGTGTGCAGTTCAGCATCGAACCCTTGGGGCTCAGTGCGAACCAGCGTACCAGTGTGCTTGACCTGGATGGCCAGCTGATTTCCTACACCCATGGTCCTAGCTTGATCACCGGGGTGATCTGGCCCAATACCTTGAACCCGCAGGTGCGTAGCAACCTGACCTTGCTCAAGCTCAATGGCAACAGCAGCAGTCTTGAGTATCGTGGCCCGTGGTCGATGTTCCGCTTGCTCAGTCGGGGCGCGCTCAATGGGCGTACGGCGACCAGTGTCGACCTGAGCTTTCGTACAGGAGACGGCATGATGCGTTATCAACTGAGTTCGGAGAAAGCATTCAACCCGATCACCCAACAGCCGTTCAAAGGCTTCCGGCTACCGCGCACCTTGCTTGAGCAAGGTAGCCCGCGGGTGGTTCAGGCTGGGTTAACCAGCAGTGGCGTACGCTAGGCGCAAGAAGCGAGTCGAAAGCAAAACCGGGCCATCAAGGCCCGGTTTTTTATCGTGTGATAGACCACTTACTCGGTTGTCTTCGGCGCCCAGCGCAAGATCACGCAAGCGATCACCGCCGACAGCAACGACCCCAGCAGAATCCCGATCTTGGCCTGATCGATCAGCTCCGGCTGCCCTGGAAACGCCAGCTCGCCAATGAACAGGCTCATGGTGAAGCCGATTCCGCAGAGCATTGCCACCCCGTAAATCTGCAGCCAGCTGGCGCCCTGCGGTTTAGAGGCCAAGCCGGTTTTCACTGCCAGCAGCACCCCCGCGAACACGCCCAACTGCTTGCCCAGCAACAAACCCAGGGCGATCGCCAGTGGCAGTGGTGCCAGCGCATCGCTCCAGCTCAGGTTGGCGAACGAAACACCGGCGTTGGCAAAGCCGAATACCGGCACGATCAGGAACCCCACCCAGGGCGCGATGGCGTGCTCAAGTTTGAGCAGCGGGCTGTCGCTGGCGCCTGCGCTGTACGGAATCAGCAGGGCGCCGACGACGCCGGCAATGGTCGCGTGGACACCCGACAGCAAGGTGAAGTACCACAGCGCCGCAACGCCGATCAGGTAAGGCCACAGTGTCACTACGCGCATGCGGTTAAGGCCCAGCAGCAGGGCAACGATGCCCGCTGCAGCGCCCAAGGCGAGCAGGTCGATCGATGAGGTGTAGAACAAGGCGATGATCGCCACCGCGCCCATGTCATCGATGATCGCCACCGACACCAGCATCACCTTCAACGACAGCGGCGCGTGCTTGCCGAGCAGCGCCAGGGCGCCGACGGCGAAGGCGATGTCGGTGGCGGCGGGGATCGCCCAGCCGCTGGCCAGGCCCGGTTCGACCGCTGAAACCTTGAGGTAGATCAGCGCGGGTACGGCCATGCCCATTAGCGCCGGCAGCGCCGGCAGGCGGCGTTGCTCCCAGGTCGCCAGGCGGCCGTCGACCATCTCGCGCTTGATCTCCAGGCCAACCATCAGGAAGAAAATCGCCATCAGGCCATCGTTGACCCAGTGGTGCACGGTCATCGGGCCGAGCTTGTCAGTGAAGGTCGGGCCTACCGGTAGATGCAGCAGGTGTTGATAGGCGCTGGCCCAGGGGCTGTTGGCGATGACGATGGCCAGGGCGGCAGCGAGCATCAGCAGCACGCCACCAGCAGCCTCGCTGGCCAGCAAGCGCTGCAGCAAGGGCCGCCGCTCGGCGGTAGGTAGGGAAACGTTCATGGGAAGGTCCTCGTTCATGGATTCGCCCTCGATGCCGCTGCGGTTGGCCAACTAGCGAGCACAGCAAAGCGCTGGCGGGGGTTGACCCGAACCAGTGCGGCGGTAGGCGAGAAGAAGGGAAGGGGCGTGCGCAACCCAGCTAAAAAAAGCGGGAACGGAAAACGCCATAGACATTGGACAGCTGCGTGCAACATGGACGGACTCTCGGAAAACAAATGAATGTTCTCCGTATTCGGGATGGCTCCCGGGCGCACGCAGCACACGCCAGGCGGCAATTTTACAGAGTATTGGCGGCAATGTTCCAGTTTAATGCATCGAAATGTTGCTAATAGCCGTTTTTGCTCAGCAGCGGCCTATCCCTAGGCACGTGCGTTAGATGCGCTCCTCAAGCCGTCACGGGTCAGCAGTGGCATGAGCTGGCTCGAACTGGGTTGCTTGACCTTGCTTGTTAAAATGCATATTAGGTTATTCCTAAAATCAATTTAATTAATTACGCAATGCTCTATAGAGTCTGTTCCAGACAGCTAGTACCTGGCCAGGGACAACCCTTAAGGAGCACCATGCCAATCCGCTCGCGTTTTCTGCTTTTCGCCGCCGCTTTGCTGGCGGCTACCCAGGCGCTCGCCGCCGACCGCCTGACCCTGCGCATTGGCGATCAGAAGGGCAACATGCGCGCCCAGCTCGAGGCCGCCGATGCCTTGCGCGACTTGCCCTACGACATCCACTGGGCCGAGTTCCCCGCCGCCGCGCCGTTGGCCGAAGCATTGAATGCTGGCGCCATCGATGCCGGCATCATCGGCGATGCGCCGCTGTTGTTCGTACTGGCCTCCGGAGCGCCGATCAAGGCAGTTGCGGTGGACAAATCCGATCCCTATGGCACGGCGCTGTTGGTGCGTCCGGATGCGCCACTACAGTCTGCAGCTGATCTCAAAGGCAAGCGCATCGCGACCGGCCGCGGCTCGATCGGTCATCATCTGGCACTCAAGGCTTTGGATAAGGCCGGCCT comes from the Pseudomonas urmiensis genome and includes:
- the nhaA gene encoding Na+/H+ antiporter NhaA; amino-acid sequence: MNVSLPTAERRPLLQRLLASEAAGGVLLMLAAALAIVIANSPWASAYQHLLHLPVGPTFTDKLGPMTVHHWVNDGLMAIFFLMVGLEIKREMVDGRLATWEQRRLPALPALMGMAVPALIYLKVSAVEPGLASGWAIPAATDIAFAVGALALLGKHAPLSLKVMLVSVAIIDDMGAVAIIALFYTSSIDLLALGAAAGIVALLLGLNRMRVVTLWPYLIGVAALWYFTLLSGVHATIAGVVGALLIPYSAGASDSPLLKLEHAIAPWVGFLIVPVFGFANAGVSFANLSWSDALAPLPLAIALGLLLGKQLGVFAGVLLAVKTGLASKPQGASWLQIYGVAMLCGIGFTMSLFIGELAFPGQPELIDQAKIGILLGSLLSAVIACVILRWAPKTTE